In the genome of Streptomyces fagopyri, the window ACAACTACTTCCGCCAGATCGGCGCCTCCCTGGGCGCGGCCATCGTCGGGACCCTGTTCGCGACGCGCCTCACCGACCTGCTCACCGGCGCCTCCCTCGGCGCGGGTGGTGCCGGCGGCGGCGCGAACTCGCTGACCCCCGACGCCGTGCACCACCTGCCCGCAGCGGTCCGGGACGTCATCGTGAACGCCTACAGCGACGCCCTCACGCCCGTCTTCCTCTACCTGGTCCCGCTGCTCGGCATCGCCGCGGTGCTGCTGGCCTTCGTGACCGAGAAGCCCCTGGCCACGACGATCGAGGACACCCCGGCAGACTCCGAGCAGCTCAGGGTTCCCGCCCTGCCGCTCGACTGACCCCAGCCCCGTGCGCCCCATGGCCGGCCGTACGACCCAACCAGGAGCACGCACATGAGCGTCCACGCCTTCGCCGTCACCACCGCCGCACCTGCGCCCGCAGGCGCCGGGCGACCTCGGCCCCGACCACTTCCTGTGCGAGCACATGAGGAAGACCCGCCCCGAGGCTGCTGACACCGACGAAGTCCGGTGGAACAACACGAAGTTCCTGGTGGGCAAGGACGGCGCGGTGCCGCGCCGGCACGAACCCGATGTCACGCCCCAGCGGATCAACCCAGGCTCTCGCCGAGACCCTGGGTTGATCCGAACAGCAGTACGCCGCAGACGCAGTCCACTGCGTCCGGGCAGCCCGTGGAACCATGGCCTCCGCAGATCGGGTCGCACGGCAGATGCCGTCGCCCTTACGTCAGGAGAACGGCAATGAACAAGGTCTGGGTACGTGTGATCGGCGGGGCTCTCCTTCTCCTCATCGGCGTGAACTGGGGCCTGCAAGGATCGGGCGCATACGGCATGAGCGGCGGCATGAACGGCCAGTCCCAGTGGCTGCTGATCGGCATCGTGGTGGCCGCGGTGGGCCTCGCGATGCTCGTCGGCGGAGTGAGGAAACTGCGTTCCGGGAAGCAGAGTTGAGCCAGGACGAGGACCGCGTGGGGCGACCCGTCGGACGACGGGTCGTCCTCGGCGTACTCGCGCTCGGCGCCGTCGCGGTCCCCGCCGCCGCGCGCCTGCAGAACACGACGGAGGCTTTGCTGGCCGAAGCCGCCAGCAAGGACCCCACAGGGCTGGTCGGACTGCTGCCGGGCGGTGGCGGCTTCCAGTTCTACTCCGTTGCCGACAGCATCCCGCACCGCTCGCCCGACGAGTACCGGCTCACCATCCAGGGCCTCGTCGACCGCCCGGCCACGTACACACTCGACGAACTCAAAGCCATGCCCCGCACCCGTCTCGTCCGGGACGTCCAGTGCGTCACCGGCTGGCGGGTGCCGCAGACCCCCTTCGCGGGCGTCCGGCTCGCGGATCTGCTGAAGAGCGCCGGAGTGCAGCCGGGCGCCAAAGCGGTGCTCTTCGATTGCTTCGACGCCGTCTACAGCGAGAGCCTGACCCTGGAGCAGGCCCAACGACCCGACATGCTCGTCGCCTACGAGATGCAGGACAAGCCGGTCGCCGCCGCACACGGCGGTCCGGTGAGGCTGTATGCCGCACCGCTGTACTTCTACAAGTCGGCGAAGTGGCTCTCCGGGATCACCGTCACGGACAGCGTCACGCCCGGCTACTGGGAACGGCGCGGCTACGACATCGACGGATGGGTCGGCAAGACGAACGGACGCGACGATGACCCGACCTCCTGAAGCCTCGAAGTCCCCGACACGAGAAGCCGTGGCCCGCAAGGAACAACTGCTGCGTCGCTTCACCGTCGCGGAGTTCTGGATCCACCGCACCACCGCCGCGCTGATGGGGACCGCCATCGCATCCGCCGCCTTCCTGTATCTCCCCACGCTCGGCGAACTGGTGGGCA includes:
- a CDS encoding molybdopterin-dependent oxidoreductase, encoding MSQDEDRVGRPVGRRVVLGVLALGAVAVPAAARLQNTTEALLAEAASKDPTGLVGLLPGGGGFQFYSVADSIPHRSPDEYRLTIQGLVDRPATYTLDELKAMPRTRLVRDVQCVTGWRVPQTPFAGVRLADLLKSAGVQPGAKAVLFDCFDAVYSESLTLEQAQRPDMLVAYEMQDKPVAAAHGGPVRLYAAPLYFYKSAKWLSGITVTDSVTPGYWERRGYDIDGWVGKTNGRDDDPTS